In one Salipiger abyssi genomic region, the following are encoded:
- the pcaG gene encoding protocatechuate 3,4-dioxygenase subunit alpha — protein MVQKLDVLQETASQTAGPYVHIGLMPTYAGNGGYYDEEIGTTPFVDESKAEGEIIEIVGSVFDGTGWAMRDALIESWQCDASGIFPGQDGADPSFTGHCRFAADAESGEFTLRTVKPGAYTGRGGVASAPHISLWIVARGINIGLNTRIYFEDEDNSADPLLARIEQRPRVNTLIAKKTGDGTYRFDIRLQGQDETVFLDL, from the coding sequence ATGGTCCAGAAACTCGACGTTCTTCAGGAAACCGCGTCGCAGACCGCAGGCCCCTATGTGCATATCGGCCTGATGCCGACCTATGCCGGAAATGGCGGCTATTACGACGAGGAAATCGGCACCACGCCCTTCGTCGACGAGAGCAAGGCCGAGGGCGAGATCATCGAGATCGTCGGCTCGGTCTTCGACGGCACCGGCTGGGCGATGCGCGACGCGCTGATCGAATCCTGGCAATGCGATGCCAGCGGCATCTTTCCGGGGCAGGACGGCGCCGATCCCAGCTTTACCGGGCATTGCCGCTTCGCCGCCGATGCGGAGAGCGGGGAATTCACCCTGCGCACGGTCAAGCCCGGGGCCTATACGGGTCGCGGCGGCGTGGCGAGCGCCCCGCATATCTCGCTCTGGATCGTGGCGCGGGGCATCAATATCGGCCTCAACACCCGGATCTATTTCGAGGACGAGGACAACAGTGCCGACCCGCTGCTGGCCCGGATCGAACAGCGTCCGCGGGTGAACACGCTGATCGCCAAGAAGACCGGCGATGGCACTTACCGCTTCGACATCCGGCTGCAAGGTCAGGACGAGACGGTTTTCCTCGACCTGTGA